Proteins from one Cryptomeria japonica chromosome 4, Sugi_1.0, whole genome shotgun sequence genomic window:
- the LOC131032100 gene encoding xyloglucan endotransglucosylase protein 1, translated as MALLFLFIVLTHLAYLQNVSANFYSDFDITWGNEYAKILDNGQQLQLTLDQSSGSGFQSKNEYLFGKIDMQIKLVPGNTAGTVTAYYMSSQGDKHDEIDFEFLGNLSGDPYIVQTNVFSQGQGNREQRIYLWFDPTADFHTYSVLWNPQQILFSVDGTPVRVFKNNENVGVAYPKNQGMRIYSSLWNGDDWATRGGLVKIDWSKAPFVASYKNFNAQVCTSSSDCSANAWYSQAALDSAEQQQLRWVRKNYMIYDYCSDTKRFPQGLPTECTH; from the exons ATGGCGCTGCTCTTCTTATTTATAGTCTTAACACATCTTGCTTATTTGCAGAATGTCTCTGCAAATTTTTACAGCGACTTTGACATCACGTGGGGTAATGAGTACGCTAAGATACTTGACAACGGCCAGCAGTTGCAGCTTACTCTCGATCAGTCCTCAG GTTCAGGGTTCCAATCGAAGAATGAATATCTCTTTGGAAAAATTGATATGCAAATCAAGTTGGTACCCGGTAATACGGCAGGCACTGTAACAGCTTACTAt ATGTCTTCTCAAGGAGATAAGCACGACGAAATAGACTTTGAGTTTCTGGGAAACCTGTCTGGCGATCCCTATATCGTGCAGACAAATGTTTTCTCACAAGGCCAAGGCAATCGAGAACAGCGAATCTACCTCTGGTTTGATCCCACTGCAGACTTCCACACTTATTCAGTTCTCTGGAATCCCCAACAAATTTT ATTTTCTGTGGATGGAACTCCCGTGAGAGTGTTTAAGAACAATGAGAATGTGGGTGTGGCGTATCCGAAGAATCAAGGCATGAGAATATATTCGAGTCTGTGGAACGGAGACGATTGGGCAACTAGAGGTGGGCTTGTGAAGATCGACTGGAGCAAAGCCCCCTTCGTCGCCTCATACAAGAATTTTAATGCACAGGTGTGCACTTCTTCCTCTGACTGCTCTGCAAATGCGTGGTACAGTCAAGCAGCATTGGATTCGGCTGAGCAGCAGCAGCTTCGATGGGTGCGCAAGAACTATATGATATATGATTACTGTTCGGACACCAAAAGGTTTCCACAGGGCCTTCCTACTGAATGCACCCATTAG